The genomic segment GACCCTCGGCTCGTGCTCGGTGGCCGTACCGGTGCTCGCCGGCTCCGCCGACGGGGCCGGCGGCGGCCCCGTCGCGGTGGCCGCCATCGGGATCGTCGTGCACAGCCGGCGGACCAGCCTGCGGCCGCTGCTGCCGGCGGTGCGCGCGGCGGCGGACCAGATCGCGGCGCGGCTGGCCCGCCGACCCGTGGACCGAGCCGACTTCCACTGGGTGGAAGGACCGGCGAGCGCGGGACGCGGCGATGCGGCAGGCTCAGACAGAGCGGAGCGTCACCGGCAGCGGAGTAGGGAGTAGCGATGCGCACCCAGGTCGGAATCGTCGGGGCCGGACCGGCCGGGCTGATGCTGTCGCACCTGCTGCACCTGGCCGGGATCGACTCGGTGGTGATCGAGCGGCGGTCCCGGGAGTACGTGCAGAAGCGGGTCCGGGCCGGTGTCCTGGAGCAGGGCTCGGTGGACCTGCTGGTGGGCAGCGGCGTGGGTGAGCGGTTGCTCCGCGAGGGCGCCCGGCACGAGGGCATCGAGCTGCGCTTCGACGGGGAGTCACACCGGGTGCCGATGACCGAGCTGACCGGCCGGGCGATCACCGTCTACGGGCAGCAGGAGGTGATCAAGGATCTGATCGCCGCCCGGCTGGCGGCCGGCGGCCAGCTCCTGTTCGAGGTCGACGACGTCGTCCTGCGGGACCTGGACAGCGAGGAACCATCGATCCGGTTCCGGCACGAGGGCCGGGACGTGGAGCTGCACTGCGACTTCGTGGCCGGCTGCGACGGGTCGCACGGGGTCAGCCGGGGGTTCGTGCCGGACGGGGTGTTCACCACCTACGAGCGTGAGTATCCGTTCGCCTGGCTCGGCATCCTCGCCGCCGCGCCACCGGCCGTGCACGAGCTGATCTACGCCAACCACGAGCGCGGCTTCGCGCTGTACAGCCTGCGCTCACCGGAGATCTCCCGGCTCTACCTGCAGGTCGCCGCTGACACCGACATCGCCGAGTGGCCGGACGACCGGATCTGGTCGGAGCTGCGCACCCGACTGGAGACGGTGCCCGACTGGACGCTCAACGAGGGGCCGATCCTGGAGAAGGGCGTGACCCCGATGCGCAGCTTCGTGGTCGAGCCCATGCAGTGGAAGCGGCTCTTCCTCGCCGGCGACGCGGTGCACATCGTGCCCCCCACCGGGGCCAAGGGGATGAACCTGGCGCTGGCCGACGTCGCCCTGCTCGCCAAGGCGTTCGGCGCCTGGTACGACGGCGGCCAGGACGAGCTGCTGGCGACCTACTCCCGCGACGCGCTGCGCCGGGTCTGGCGGGCCCAGCACTTCTCCTGGTGGATGACGTCGATGCTGCACCGGCTGCCCGACCAGGACCCGTACGAGCGCCAACTGCAGCGCTCGGCGTTGCGGTACGTGACCTCCTCGAAGGCGTACGCGACGAGCCTCGCCGAGAACTACGTGGGGCTGCCCGAGGTGTGAGCCGCGGTCGGGTCAGCCGTTCTGGCAGACCGTCCCGTTGAGTCGGAACTCGGTCGGGCGGGCGTTGGTTCCGCTGTAGGTGGCCTGGAAGCCGAAGCTGGTGCTGGCGTTGGTGGCGAGGTTGCCGTTCCAGCTCGCGTTTCTCGCCGTCACGTTGCTGCCGGACTGCGCGACCTGCGCGTTCCAGCCGTTGGTGATCTGCTGGTTACCGGCGAAGGACCAGGTCACCGTCCAGTTGGAGATCGCCGGCCCGCGGTTGGTGATGCCGACGGTCGCGGTGAACCCGTTCCCCCACTGGTTGACCGTGTAGGTGACGGTGCAGGCCGTCGACGGCGGCGGGCCGGTGGTCGGCGGCGGGGTGGTCGGTGGTGGGGTGGTCGGCGGCGGGGTGGTCGGTGGTGGGGTGGTCGGCGGCGGGGTCGTCGGCGGCGGGCCGGTGGTCGGTGGCGGGGTGACCGCGTCGCGCGGGGGGAATCGCAGGATCCGGTCGTCGGCGGCCGCCGGGCTGCCCCGGCCGTCCCGGTTGCTGGTGGCCACCCAGAGGTACCCGTCCGGCCCGTACTCGACCGTGCGCAGCCGCCCGTACGCGCCGGTCAGCTCGGCGACCGGGGTGCCCACCCCGCCGTCGCCGGTCAGCGGCACGGTCCACAACCGGGCGCCGCGCAGCGCCGCGACGAAGAGCCGGTTGCCGGCGATGGCCGCACCGCTCGGCGACGCCTCGGCGGTGGTCCAGGTGATCACCGGGTCGCGGAACCGGGGGTCGTTGGCCCGTCCTTCGACCGTCGGCCAGCCGTAGTTGCCGCCGGGGACGATGAGGTTCACCTCATCCCAGCTGTTCTGGCCGAACTCGCTGGCGAACAGCCGCCCCTGGGCGTCGAAGGCGAGGCCCTGCACGTTGCGGTGGCCCAGGCTGTAGACAAGCGAGCCCGGGGTGGGGTTGTCCGCCGGCACCGAGCCGTCCGGCCGCATCCGCAGGATCTTGCCGTTGCGGCTCTGCGGATTCTGCGCGCTGGCGGTCTGGCCGGCGTCGCCGACCCCGGCGTAGAGCATGCCGTCCGGGCCGAAGGCGATCCGCCCGCCGTCGTGCACGGTGGCTCGGGCCAGTCCGGTCAGGATCGGCTGCTGGGTCTGCGGGCTGGCCAGCCGGAACCGGGCGATCCGGTTGTCGCTGCTGGTGGTGAAGTAGACGTAGACGTAGCCGTCCTGGGCGTAGCTGGGCGAGACGGCGAGGCCGAGCAGGCCGGACTCGCCGCTGGCCGAGACGCCGGAGATCTGGGCCACCTGCTGCGGGGGCTGGCCGGGGCGGACCTGCAGCACCCGGGCACTGTTGCGCTCGGTGACCAGGGCGCTGCCGTCGGGCAG from the Solwaraspora sp. WMMD1047 genome contains:
- a CDS encoding 4-hydroxybenzoate 3-monooxygenase, with translation MRTQVGIVGAGPAGLMLSHLLHLAGIDSVVIERRSREYVQKRVRAGVLEQGSVDLLVGSGVGERLLREGARHEGIELRFDGESHRVPMTELTGRAITVYGQQEVIKDLIAARLAAGGQLLFEVDDVVLRDLDSEEPSIRFRHEGRDVELHCDFVAGCDGSHGVSRGFVPDGVFTTYEREYPFAWLGILAAAPPAVHELIYANHERGFALYSLRSPEISRLYLQVAADTDIAEWPDDRIWSELRTRLETVPDWTLNEGPILEKGVTPMRSFVVEPMQWKRLFLAGDAVHIVPPTGAKGMNLALADVALLAKAFGAWYDGGQDELLATYSRDALRRVWRAQHFSWWMTSMLHRLPDQDPYERQLQRSALRYVTSSKAYATSLAENYVGLPEV
- a CDS encoding PQQ-dependent sugar dehydrogenase: MRARLVVVAAALVAGLGAAGMAGAGTVPGGVVDPGAAAGPAVPDVGTLAVGDFDFSRPQVAASNLAVPWGMAFLPDGSALVTERNSARVLQVRPGQPPQQVAQISGVSASGESGLLGLAVSPSYAQDGYVYVYFTTSSDNRIARFRLASPQTQQPILTGLARATVHDGGRIAFGPDGMLYAGVGDAGQTASAQNPQSRNGKILRMRPDGSVPADNPTPGSLVYSLGHRNVQGLAFDAQGRLFASEFGQNSWDEVNLIVPGGNYGWPTVEGRANDPRFRDPVITWTTAEASPSGAAIAGNRLFVAALRGARLWTVPLTGDGGVGTPVAELTGAYGRLRTVEYGPDGYLWVATSNRDGRGSPAAADDRILRFPPRDAVTPPPTTGPPPTTPPPTTPPPTTPPPTTPPPTTPPPTTGPPPSTACTVTYTVNQWGNGFTATVGITNRGPAISNWTVTWSFAGNQQITNGWNAQVAQSGSNVTARNASWNGNLATNASTSFGFQATYSGTNARPTEFRLNGTVCQNG